A window of the Trichoderma asperellum chromosome 6, complete sequence genome harbors these coding sequences:
- the QA3 gene encoding Quinate dehydrogenase, with amino-acid sequence MALSTQDGINEAERAGLDKHGYLFGKKLTHSLSPFLHQVIYDHLNLHWSQLRLDSSDIQLFLDLVQHPSCFGASVTMPNKVAIIPYLDEMTEECRDVGACNTVFFKNHDGRRLLCGTNTDVIGIRDSFFYNVKDPTSTYHNRPALVVGGGGAARSAIYALRKWMNVKEIYLVNRDASEVEAVIRDCASRGYGQDLLHISTVDQARYVAGPGAIVACVPDFTPQTTEEKLARQITEILLDKEHKGAMLEMCYNPTPFTALGMLAEKKGWDVILGTEALIWQGLEQDTYWTGNTVEGLPAEKVKAAIAANVAQRSQAKL; translated from the exons ATGGCACTATCAACTCAAGACGGTATTAATGAAGCTGAACGTGCCGGCCTCGACAAGCACGGTTACCTCTTTGGAAAGAAACTCACGCATTCACTATCTCCCTTTCTTCATCAGGTCATCTACGACCATCTTAACCTCCACTGGAGCCAACTCCGTCTTGATTCATCAGATATACAGCTGTTTTTGGACCTAGTACAGCATCCATCATGTTTCG GCGCATCTGTTACAATGCCCAACAAAGTGGCAATTATCCCTTATCTTGATGAAATGACAGAGGAGTGCCGCGATGTGGGAGCTTGCAACACTGTCTTCTTCAAAAACCACGATGGCCGACGGCTTTTATGCGGTACCAACACAGATGTTATTGGCATCCGCGATTCTTTTTTCTACAACGTAAAAGATCCGACCTCCACGTACCATAACCGGCCAGCGCTCGTCGtcggcggaggaggcgccGCGCGCAGTGCCATCTACGCTCTAAGAAAGTGGATGAATGTCAAAGAAATATATCTTGTGAACCGGGACGCTTCTGAAGTCGAAGCTGTCATCCGAGACTGCGCATCACGGGGCTATGGCCAAGACCTCTTGCACATTTCTACTGTTGACCAGGCGAGATATGTTGCCGGGCCTGGTGCTATTGTTGCTTGTGTACCAGATTTCACACCACAGACAACAGAGGAGAAGCTGGCAAGGCAGATCACAGAGATTTTGCTAGATAAGGAGCACAAAGGCGCCATGCTTGAAATGTGCTACAACCCCACACCGTTCACTGCGTTGGGTATGCttgcagagaagaagggatGGGATGTAATTTTGGGAACAGAAGCGTTAATATGGCAGGGACTGGAACAAGACACGTATTGGACAGGGAACACGGTTGAAGGCTTGCCAGCTGAGAAAGTCAAGGCGGCGATTGCAGCAAATGTAGCTCAGAGATCTCAAGCTAAGTTGTAA
- a CDS encoding uncharacterized protein (TransMembrane:11 (i21-48o68-88i100-117o123-148i160-181o193-214i285-303o323-345i352-374o386-405i454-476o)~EggNog:ENOG41), translated as MTLLSLKEDRPTPKAVYNWRVYACAATASFAACMIGYDSAFIGTTLALPSFEAEFNFAQYSKAHLTLVQQNIVSVYQAGAFFGSLAAYVSSYFLGRRKSLLAFSALFMIGAGMMLGANGSRGLGLIIGGRVIAGFGVGGCSNMTPIYISELAPPAVRGRLVGLYELGWQIGGLVGFWITYGVNTTMAPSNTQWLIPFAVQLIPGGMLMIGALFIPESPRWLFLKSKREEALKILCWMRQLDRDDKYIVEEVGFIDEELERYRREVGAGFWKPFLALKERKIQWRFLLGALLFIFQNGSGINAINYYSPTVFKSIGITGTNTGFLTTGIFGVVKTVLTIVWLLFLIDRMGRRNLLMIGAVGGSLCMWFIGAYIKVADPDSKVGSNTTLSSGGIAAIFFFYLWTAFYTPSWNGTPWVINSEMFDQNTRSLGQANAAANNWFWNFIIARFTQQMFEAWGYGVYFFFASLMIISVVFVFFCIPETKSLPLEAMDRLFKIKPTWKANKILLEELRAENEDFEQNARGVNWDNEKDISTEQVEGETTKV; from the exons ATGACCCTCCTTTCATTAAAAGAAGATCGGCCTACGCCCAAAGCGGTTTACAACTGGAGGGTGTATGCCTGCGCTGCCACAGCATCCTTTGCAGCATGCATGATTGGATACGACTCTGCCTTCATTGGCACCACTCTGGCTCTCCCGTCTTTTGAGGCAGAGTTCAACTTCGCGCAATACAGCAAAGCCCATCTCACATTAGTCCAACAAAACATCGTATCCGTATATCAAGCTGGAGCCTTTTTCGGAAGCTTGGCGGCCTACGTCTCCAGCTACTTTCTCGGGCGTAGGAAATCGCTTCTTGCGTTTTCTGCTCTGTTCATGATTGGAGCGGGCATGATGCTaggcgccaatggcagccgTGGCCTTGGCCTAATCATCGGTGGCCGCGTTATAGCTGGATTCGGAGTAGGTGGATGCTCCAACATGACACCGATATACATCTCTGAGCTTGCGCCGCCAGCAGTGCGTGGGCGTCTCGTCGGCCTCTATGAACTTGGGTGGCAAATTGGTGGGCTTGTTGGGTTTTGGATCACATATGGTGTCAACACAACCATGGCGCCTAGCAATACTCAGTGGCTAATACCCTTTGCCGTCCAACTGATCCCTGGAGGAATGCTGATGATTGGTGCCCTGTTCATCCCAGAATCTCCACGCTGGCTCTTCTTAAAGAGTAAGCGAGAGGAGGCTTTGAAGATTCTCTGCTGGATGAGACAACTTGACCGTGATGACAAGTATATCGTGGAAGAAGTGGGCTTCATCGACGAAGAATTGGAGCGTTACCGTCGAGAAGTCGGTGCTGGTTTCTGGAAGCCATTCCTGGCCTTGAAAGAGCGCAAAATCCAATGGAGATTCTTGCTTGGCGCTCTTCTATTCATTTTCCAGAATG GCTCCGGTATCAACGCAATCAACTACTATAGCCCAACTGTGTTCAAAAGTATCGGCATCACAGGAACGAACACAGGCTTTTTAACGACAGGAATCTTTGGAGTTGTTAAAACAGTTTTAACAATAGTGTGGCTCCTTTTCCTGATTGATCGTATGGGTCGACGCAATCTTCTGATGATTGGTGCCGTTGGCGGCTCGCTCTGCATGTGGTTCATCGGAGCATACATCAAAGTTGCCGATCCTGATTCCAAGGTGGGCAGTAATACCACACTATCCTCTGGAGGTATCGCagccattttcttcttctatctGTGGACGGCATTCTACACGCCCTCATGGAACGGAACACCTTGGGTGATCAACTCAGAAATGTTTGACCAAAATACGCGGTCTCTTGGTCAAGCTAACGCGGCGGCAAACAACTGGTTTTGGAACTTCATCATTGCCAGATTCACTCAGCAAATGTTTGAAGCGTGGGGCTATGGGGtgtacttcttctttgcttctcttATGATAATTTCCGTCGTGTTCGTGTTTTTCTGCATTCCGGAGACAAAGTCGCTGCCTCTCGAGGCCATGGATCGGCTTTTCAAGATCAAGCCGACCTGGAAGGCAAACAAAATtctgctggaggagcttcGAGCTGAGAATGAGGATTTTGAGCAGAATGCGCGAGGGGTCAACTGGGATAACGAGAAGGATATCTCAACCGAACAGGTAGAAGGCGAAACGACAAAAGTGTAA
- a CDS encoding uncharacterized protein (EggNog:ENOG41): MPPQKRSKDESDPARKPDKTTTETKRRRVSLACDACRTARERCDGGRPHCGRCVSQRRSCSYTPASKKRGIQSGYLRAIELSLAWLLERSPDNEEALHQLLVKDDGKDGADILMSKGKSANKLHKRWSKCRVHKQLESLLCQGGAPKLEASNTEDSETDDDTVAEDTNLIGIPSASPHMEDAGAFDQAFSLKEPKSIKERAIKLPSNYRHLLNIYFSYTHCWFPILDREEIFAIATICESQAGSVSDYTRENSITSSILAVLWSAIAVAAFQDAHSSAPLISEGAVSPTEIFSIARSLIPQEEDHFDVSGIRAILLHAIVLIGRENMLATSLITGKAMRLISYLRIVNGDAQKPALDKLAAACNLIEVLTSICIGQPSRILDIRNFPLADLSNLGFTDFFSPAYGFGRLSLNPESARPQIPPLSALDQLSRFAQILSTHAAEKLHPDDPGKAITVGDLVSSLDPQFSFCNSVIAGEATPMVPSAFLIQAMFLAATVELVPGQRSSLTSNFLEVVESSISNFGACGTPPIIVALFSLIQQKSIIDEMLTSDTNRWNFALNAIKTVWLPDGAAKNAISPKSSTAGNSWGGISGLEPLSRDNPMSYRSEDYREAPTRSFRQGFGLFPAETHIPSSGHVYMENQHKYSPAQPPPNLGMRFLPTSIGPMQPVNRIVQSGESQPNSVDYETILEELGNIDYADSSIDVDPQFMMNLGFAPGCTLEELFHADSGA; encoded by the coding sequence ATGCCGCCCCAAAAAAGATCCAAAGACGAGTCGGACCCTGCTAGGAAACCAGATAAAACAACCACAGAAACCAAGCGACGGCGAGTGTCACTGGCTTGTGATGCTTGCAGAACAGCCCGGGAGAGATGTGATGGCGGGCGTCCGCACTGTGGCCGCTGCGTGTCTCAGAGGCGGTCTTGTTCATACACGCCGGCATCTAAAAAGAGAGGTATACAAAGCGGATACCTGAGAGCAATCGAGTTATCACTTGCATGGCTGCTTGAGAGAAGTCCCGACAATGAAGAGGCCCTGCATCAGCTGTTAGTGAAGGATGACGGCAAAGATGGCGCCGACATTCTTATGAGCAAAGGCAAATCTGCGAATAAGCTTCATAAGCGGTGGAGCAAGTGCCGTGTTCATAAGCAGCTCGAATCACTACTCTGCCAAGGGGGAGCGCCAAAACTGGAAGCATCTAATACCGAAGACTCAGAAACAGACGATGACACTGTGGCAGAAGATACCAACCTAATAGGAATTCCATCGGCAAGTCCTCACATGGAAGACGCCGGAGCCTTTGACCAGGCTTTCTCCTTAAAAGAGCCCAAATCAATCAAAGAACGGGCGATAAAACTACCTTCGAATTACCGACATCTCCTTAACATCTATTTTTCATATACCCATTGCTGGTTCCCTATCCTCGATCGAGAAGAGATTTTTGCTATCGCAACAATTTGCGAGTCTCAAGCTGGAAGTGTATCTGACTACACGAGGGAAAATAGCATTACCTCCTCTATTCTTGCCGTTCTCTGGTCTGCTAtagctgttgctgctttcCAAGATGCACACTCCTCAGCTCCTCTCATTAGCGAGGGGGCTGTATCACCGACAGAGATTTTTTCTATAGCACGCAGCCTGATTCCACAGGAGGAAGATCATTTCGATGTTTCCGGCATTCGAGCAATTCTACTTCACGCAATTGTTCTTATCGGCCGTGAAAATATGCTGGCTACATCACTGATCACAGGAAAAGCTATGCGGCTAATTTCCTACCTGCGGATAGTGAATGGCGATGCGCAAAAGCCAGCTTTGGATAAATTAGCTGCCGCTTGTAACCTTATCGAGGTGTTAACATCGATTTGTATTGGGCAGCCATCCCGGATACTGGACATTAGAAATTTCCCGCTGGCTGATCTATCCAACTTGGGCTTCActgatttcttttctccgGCCTATGGGTTTGGTAGACTCTCACTAAACCCCGAATCTGCTCGCCCTCAGATACCTCCTCTTTCCGCTTTGGACCAGTTGAGTCGATTTGCCCAGATATTAAGTACTCATGCTGCCGAAAAGCTACATCCAGATGACCCTGGTAAAGCTATTACCGTCGGAGACCTTGTGTCATCCTTGGATCCACAGTTCAGCTTTTGCAATTCTGTTATTGCCGGAGAGGCAACGCCGATGGTACCTTCGGCTTTTCTTATCCAGGCCATGTTCCTAGCCGCAACCGTTGAGCTCGTTCCGGGCCAACGATCTTCCCTTACATCTAATTTCCTAGAGGTGGTCGAATCCAGCATATCAAATTTTGGGGCATGTGGCACCCCGCCTATCATTGTTGCTCTTTTTTCACTTATTCAACAAAAAAGCATTATTGATGAAATGCTCACATCTGATACCAACAGATGGAATTTCGCATTAAATGCTATCAAGACTGTATGGTTGCCAGATGGGGCAGCTAAGAATGCAATTTCACCTAAATCATCAACAGCAGGTAATTCCTGGGGAGGGATCTCTGGACTGGAGCCATTGAGCCGGGACAACCCAATGAGCTACCGTAGCGAAGATTACCGAGAAGCCCCAACAAGATCCTTTCGCCAAGGGTTTGGGCTATTCCCAGCGGAAACACACATCCCCTCCAGCGGACACGTTTACATGGAAAATCAGCATAAATATTCTCCCGCACAGCCTCCGCCGAATCTCGGTATGCGATTCTTACCAACTTCGATCGGCCCAATGCAGCCCGTTAATCGTATTGTACAATCAGGGGAGTCTCAACCCAACTCAGTTGACTACGAAACAATCCTGGAGGAACTGGGTAATATCGACTATGCTGATAGCAGCATTGACGTGGACCCCCAGTTCATGATGAATCTTGGATTTGCTCCAGGATGTACCCTAGAAGAGCTGTTTCATGCCGATTCTGGCGCCTAA
- a CDS encoding uncharacterized protein (EggNog:ENOG41), whose amino-acid sequence MAGVKRSLAAMMSNEGPLSVDGRLRPYAFISSNSESAVTSRTPTPPLTPTSGKIPGFTSDASLALVGLRGSGKSTLAIMAASALKKKVINVDVVFQSVTGSSSSSFKQVHGNAEYQRRQAEVLQEIIQQNPTGSIIVCPWMERNVQILLRQFTTTNPVIHVLRDLDAIQGHLKLTDKTKVRNLMKMSNLFYRSCTNLEFFNVSEVREKNVERYEIGGRGSTANAPYLALKQAERHFLKFLSLVYPSGTIPFFESAFPLASIAPEDRNFTYCLSVHIQDILSGNEKWEDSIVGVDAIQIFVNNLATARDPIGDTDDLTNRITEATGIVRRSTMLPILLHIKLPDVPNNRIVRSYLDLLSHSLSLAPEMLTVDLRLDQSDLARIISSKSRSKIIGSYFISTDVQSWDSPSWASWYQKACQLGCDMVRLVRVAKSMEDNFVISRFKSKISSLQSNKIPLIAYNSGYLGRHSSCFNQILTLVASSPVTQVQERIAPFPYITAKEATNALYASFVYDAMKLYVFGANVGYSMSPAMHNAALSSCGIPHYYAPYSSDSLKGVEHLIYDTHFGGASIGLPFKVEVTTLTKYLSPHARAIGAANTLIPIRQLKSDGTIPTGSALFAGINRAGPVLALYGENTDWIGIRACIRRGLSPANAVRPNTWGLVIGAGGMARAAVYAMLQVGIKNIAIYNRTTENAEKLVSHFQKLHKEGEQNFLTDDQEIRFHIFNSLEEPWPSDQRYPSIIISCIPTHPIGNTPSPEFRLPDVWMANQTGGVIIELGYKTLNTPLLKQARDGASRGWVAMDGLDLLPEQGCAQFELFTGRRAPRRVMRREILENYRDEYGKSHLEELQYRLQSTVEQDS is encoded by the coding sequence ATGGCTGGCGTAAAGAGATCGTTGGCCGCCATGATGAGCAATGAAGGGCCGCTCAGTGTCGACGGCCGGCTGCGGCCGTATGCCTTCATCAGTTCAAATTCCGAATCAGCAGTTACATCAAGAACCCCTACTCCGCCTCTCACGCCCACTAGCGGCAAGATACCAGGTTTCACTTCCGATGCCTCATTAGCATTGGTAGGGCTTCGAGGCTCAGGAAAATCAACATtggccatcatggccgcgtcagctttgaagaagaaagtcatCAATGTGGACGTGGTATTCCAGTCAGTTACGGGCTCATCGAGCTCAAGCTTCAAGCAAGTCCATGGGAACGCAGAATATCAGCGGAGGCAAGCGGAAGTGCTGCAGGAAATAATCCAGCAGAATCCAACAGGGAGCATTATTGTCTGCCcctggatggagaggaaTGTTCAGATTCTCCTTCGGCAGTTTACAACTACCAACCCAGTTATCCATGTCCTTCGGGATCTCGATGCCATCCAGGGCCACTTAAAACTCACAGACAAAACAAAAGTTCGCAACTTGATGAAAATGAGCAATCTCTTCTATCGCAGTTGTACGAATTTGGAGTTCTTCAACGTGTCCGAGGTTCGGGAGAAGAATGTGGAGCGGTACGAGATCGGTGGCCGTGGATCCACGGCGAACGCACCTTATTTGGCTCTAAAACAAGCTGAACGGCATTTCCTGAAATTCTTGTCGCTCGTTTACCCAAGCGGCACCATCCCCTTTTTTGAGTCCGCATTTCCTCTTGCTAGCATCGCACCAGAAGACAGAAATTTCACATACTGTCTCTCTGTGCACATCCAAGACATTTTGAGCGGTAATGAAAAATGGGAAGACTCCATAGTTGGCGTAGACGCCATTCAAATCTTCGTCAACAACTTGGCAACGGCCCGGGATCCTATTGGCGACACGGATGACTTAACTAATAGAATTACCGAAGCCACGGGAATTGTCCGAAGGAGCACTATGCTACCCATATTGCTCCACATCAAATTGCCTGATGTGCCCAACAACAGAATAGTGCGGTCGTACCTGGACTTGCTTTCGCATAGTTTGTCTCTAGCTCCGGAGATGCTCACAGTTGATTTGCGCTTGGACCAATCTGATCTCGCCAGAATTATCTCTTCAAAAAGCCGTTCCAAGATTATTGgaagctattttatatcaACAGACGTCCAATCTTGGGACTCTCCGTCATGGGCATCTTGGTATCAGAAAGCCTGCCAGCTGGGCTGTGACATGGTACGGTTAGTGCGAGTGGCAAAATCAATGGAGGACAATTTTGTCATTTCACGATTTAAATCCAAGATTTCATCCCTCCAATCTAACAAAATACCGCTCATCGCGTACAACAGCGGATATCTTGGCCGCCATTCATCTTGCTTCAACCAGATCCTTACACTAGTTGCTTCCAGCCCAGTAACGCAGGTCCAGGAGAGAATTGCTCCGTTTCCCTATATAACAGCAAAGGAAGCCACCAACGCCTTGTACGCATCTTTTGTATACGACGCAATGAAGCTTTACGTGTTTGGAGCCAATGTAGGATATAGTATGTCTCCGGCCATGCATAACGCCGCACTATCGTCCTGTGGCATACCACATTACTATGCGCCTTACTCGAGCGATTCTCTTAAAGGTGTTGAACATTTGATATACGATACTCATTTCGGGGGAGCTTCTATTGGACTACCATTCAAAGTTGAAGTTACAACTTTGACCAAATACCTTAGTCCCCACGCAAGGGCCATCGGGGCCGCCAATACTTTAATTCCCATTCGCCAACTCAAATCCGATGGCACTATCCCAACAGGTTCTGCTCTATTTGCTGGAATAAATAGAGCTGGTCCTGTTTTAGCTTTGTATGGCGAGAATACAGACTGGATCGGTATTCGAGCATGTATCCGACGCGGACTTTCCCCTGCAAATGCTGTAAGACCAAACACATGGGGACTCGTCATAGGTGCAGGCGGTATGGCCCGTGCCGCCGTTTATGCCATGCTACAGGTTGGAATCAAAAATATCGCCATTTATAATCGAACCACAGAGAATGCAGAGAAACTAGTGTCTCATTTCCAGAAGCTGCAcaaagagggagagcagAATTTCTTAACCGATGACCAAGAGATACGATTTCATATATTTAATTCTCTTGAAGAGCCTTGGCCATCTGACCAGCGGTATCCCTCTATCATTATATCGTGCATCCCGACGCATCCAATTGGTAATACGCCATCGCCCGAGTTCAGGCTGCCAGACGTTTGGATGGCCAATCAAACAGGCGGCGTCATCATCGAACTTGGATACAAAACATTAAATACGCCACTCTTGAAACAGGCAAGAGATGGAGCTTCCCGAGGGTGGGTGGCTATGGACGGTTTAGATTTGCTTCCAGAACAAGGTTGTGCGCAGTTTGAACTTTTTACAGGTAGAAGAGCCCCCCGACGTGTCATGCGAAGAGAAATTCTGGAGAATTACAGGGATGAATATGGAAAATCACACCTGGAAGAATTACAGTACAGGCTACAGTCAACAGTTGAGCAGGATTCTTGA
- a CDS encoding uncharacterized protein (EggNog:ENOG41~SECRETED:SignalP(1-20)), with protein MPSFSSSLGFLATAAATVSAVVLPRGGSVSVTPHEQYSSSIGVLGCHINTNRVAYWPGAVDCNNICVKLTYQGRSLNVLKIDSSGGAHDISYDAWNTLVFGQSATADPQQGGGYTMDWEFVDNSQCADLLYNGKLPLSAANSVNYVASCLQQPNSFAAQNYEFINILDPVCHYGYDEVCSFNLAVSNQPSCPHQLGVPNTPTGVSVQNIQYGTGLVYTA; from the coding sequence atgcCTTCCTTCAGCTCTTCTCTCGGCTTCCtcgccaccgccgctgccaccgtCTCGGCCGTCGTCCTCCCCCGAGGCGGCTCCGTCTCCGTCACCCCCCACGAGCAATACTCGTCATCCATCGGTGTCCTCGGCTGCCACATCAACACCAACCGTGTCGCCTACTGGCCCGGAGCTGTCGACTGCAACAACATCTGCGTCAAGCTCACCTACCAGGGCCGCTCCCTCAACGTCCTCAAGATCGACTCTTCCGGCGGCGCCCACGACATCTCCTACGATGCCTGGAACACGCTCGTCTTCGGCCAGTCCGCCACCGCCGACCCCCAGCAGGGCGGCGGCTACACCATGGACTGGGAATTCGTCGACAACAGCCAGTGCGCCGACCTGCTGTACAACGGCAAGCTGCCTCTCAGCGCTGCCAACAGCGTCAACTATGTTGCCAGCTGCCTTCAGCAGCCCAACTCTTTTGCGGCTCAGAACTATGAGTTCATCAACATCCTCGATCCCGTGTGCCACTACGGTTATGACGAGGTCTGTTCCTTCAACCTGGCTGTGAGCAACCAGCCCAGCTGCCCTCACCAGCTCGGTGTCCCCAACACTCCCACCGGAGTGTCTGTCCAGAACATCCAGTATGGCACTGGTCTTGTCTACACTGCTTAA
- a CDS encoding uncharacterized protein (BUSCO:EOG092D0FJ0), which yields MSLDPNDGFVAADAADLESGDLPIFTIERVQLQFSIAADFAAAQVANNVIILALSNGRILRIDLNRPEDIDDIDLPKKPSDIGIIRRMFLDPTASHLLICTSTGQNFYLHSQSKQPRALSRLRDVVIESVAWNPSLPTASTREILIGAADGNIYEAFIETSNEFYKKEVKHLKNLHKLPNEPITGLWVDNLHGKTDLRRVMIATQSRLFHLVGRISHGYDGSGSIYTRMFETEQPIIHELSRVTSGASSTFVVSPDPPDTSPHDDDVPDRAYAWLSSHGVYHGKLLNSPTDAALGSKIFAESKMLPRAQIVTQGAGSKRKPSTETIDAIALTQWHIVNLVGGRVITTNRLTGEMVSEHDVLSAGQKPIGFSVDSQKNTFWLFTSEEIFEIVVRDEDRNIWKIMMETQQFEPALQQARSQMQKETVSAAFGDYLSTKGHWSEAAMVYGRSNKPFEEIALKLIDSNQPDALRIFLLTKLGTTKKSAVMQRIMIASWLVEIFMAKLNSLDDAIITHTDLSEKMNPAESRKQMGAAKKEFQEFVNKYKGDLDHKTVYDVISSHGREEELLYFANAINDYNYVLSYWVQRERWTDVLNVLKKQTDPEVFYRYSTVLMSHVAQDTVDILMRHQDLNPRKLIPALLEYHRDFSGEGTAQNQAIRYLNYVVYQLNSTDAAVHNTLVSIYASLPSKDESGLLSYLQAQGDDPRYDSDFALRQCIHHHRTLSCVHIYTSMEQYLQAVDLALSHNEVELAAVIADRPMSNPQLRKRLWLAVARRVISQSDGIKTAIEFLKRCDLLRIEDLIPFFPDFVVIDDFKEEICEALEDYSRNIDNLKKEMDESSQTAANIKLDIAALDHRYAIVEPGEKCYVCGLPLLSRQFFVFPCQHSFHSDCMGRKVLEQAGVAKSSRIKELQMQIHKGLVSGARREAVVAELDALVASACILCSDFAIKRIDEPFITRDDNLDEWAL from the exons ATGTCGCTCGATCCCAACGACGGATTTGTCGCCGCCGATGCTGCGGATCTGGAGAGCGGTGACCTGCCAATCTTTACGATTGAGCGGGTGCAGCTGCAGTTCTCGATAGCAGCTGACTTTGCCGCTGCGCAGGTTGCAAACAATGTCATCATCCTGGCCTTATCGAATGGCCGCATCCTGCGCATCGACCTGAACCGACCCGAGGACATTGACG ACATTGATCTACCGAAGAAGCCATCCGACATTGGCATCATTCGACGCATGTTCCTCGATCCTACAGCGTCGCATCTCTTGATTTGCACATCGACTGGCCAGAATTTTTACCTACATTCACAATCTAAGCAGCCTAGAGCTTTGAGCAGATTACGCGACGTCGTGATTGAAAGCGTAGCCTGGAACCCTTCCCTGCCTACTGCTTCCACGAGAGAAATCCTTATCGGTGCCGCAGACGGCAATATCTACGAGGCCTTCATAGAAACGTCAAACGAATTCTACAAGAAAGAAGTGAAGCATCTAAAGAACCTACATAAACTTCCGAATGAGCCCATCACGGGCCTCTGGGTAGACAACTTGCATGGCAAGACCGACTTGCGTAGGGTTATGATTGCTACCCAGAGCAGACTGTTCCACCTCGTCGGCAGGATTAGCCATGGCTATGATGGTAGCGGCTCTATCTATACAAGGATGTTTGAGACGGAGCAGCCCATCATCCACGAGCTTTCACGAGTTACTTCCGGCGCGAGCTCCACTTTCGTTGTGTCGCCCGATCCACCTGATACTAGCCcgcatgatgatgatgttccGGATCGAGCATATGCTTGGCTATCATCACATGGTGTTTATCACGGAAAACTGTTAAACTCACCCACGGATGCCGCACTAGGATCCAAGATATTTGCGGAATCGAAGATGCTCCCCAGAGCTCAGATCGTCACTCAGGGTGCGGGAAGCAAACGGAAACCGTCTACAGAAACAATTGATGCCATTGCTCTTACCCAGTGGCACATTGTAAATCTGGTTGGTGGCCGTGTCATTACTACCAACCGCCTGACTGGAGAGATGGTATCGGAACATGACGTACTCTCTGCCGGGCAGAAGCCCATTGGTTTCTCGGTAGACTCTCAAAAGAATACATTTTGGCTGTTTACATCGGAGGAAATTTTCGAGATTGTGGTGCGAGACGAAGACAGAAACATCTGGAAGATCATGATGGAAACTCAGCAGTTTGAACCAGCTCTTCAGCAAGCTCGCTCACAAATGCAGAAGGAGACTGTTTCCGCCGCGTTTGGAGATTACCTCTCTACCAAGGGTCACTGGAGCGAGGCTGCCATGGTGTACGGCCGGAGTAACAAGCCCTTTGAGGAGATTGCGCTCAAACTCATAGACAGCAACCAACCCGATGCGCTGCGCATCTTCCTGCTGACGAAGCTGGGTACGACCAAAAAGTCTGCTGTAATGCAGAGAATAATGATCGCGAGCTGGCTTGTAGAGATTTTTATGGCCAAGCTAAACTCCCTCGACGATGCAATCATCACTCATACAGACTTATCGGAAAAAATGAACCCTGCCGAATCAAGAAAACAAATGGGCGCAGCGAAGAAGGAGTTTCAAGAATTCGTCAACAAATACAAAGGCGATCTGGACCACAAGACAGTATACGATGTGATAAGTAGCCATGgtagagaagaagaactttTGTACTTTGCCAATGCTATTAACGACTACAACTATGTCTTGTCTTACTGGGTACAACGGGAGAGATGGACTGATGTGCTCAATGTCCTAAAGAAACAGACGGATCCGGAAGTTTTCTATCGATACAGTACTGTGCTCATGTCTCATGTGGCGCAAGATACGGTAGATATCCTTATGAGACACCAGGATCTCAATCCACGAAAGCTGATCCCCGCTTTATTGGAATATCATCGCGACTTTTCTGGCGAGGGAACGGCTCAGAACCAGGCCATAAGATATCTCAATTATGTGGTATACCAGCTTAATTCAACCGATGCAGCGGTTCACAACACTCTTGTATCCATCTACGCCTCACTCCCTTCCAAAGACGAATCCGGACTACTATCTTACCTGCAGGCGCAGGGTGATGACCCTCGATATGATTCCGACTTTGCTTTAAGACAATGCATTCATCACCACCGAACCCTCTCCTGTGTTCATATATACACCAGCATGGAGCAGTATCTTCAAGCTGTCGATCTGGCGCTCTCCCATAACGAGGTCGAACTGGCCGCGGTCATTGCCGACAGGCCCATGTCAAACCCTCAGCTGCGTAAAAGGCTCTGGCTGGCTGTTGCCCGAAGAGTCATCTCTCAATCTGACGGTATCAAGACGGCCATTGAATTCCTAAAGAGATGCGATTTACTCCGGATTGAGGACCTGATTCCATTCTTCCCCGATTTTGTGGTCATTGATGACttcaaagaagaaatttGCGAGGCTCTCGAAGATTATAGCCGAAACATTGATAATTTGAAAAAGGAAATGGATGAATCTTCTCAGACGGCCGCGAATATCAAGCTGGATATTGCCGCCCTAGATCATCGATACGCTATTGTGGAGCCTGGCGAGAAGTGCTACGTATGTGGGCTGCCGCTACTGAGCAGACAGTTCTTTGTGTTCCCCTGCCAACACTCTTTCCATTCGGATTGTATGGGACGGAAAGTTTTGGAACAAGCTGGTGTTGCCAAGTCATCTCGAATTAAAGAGCTTCAAATGCAAATCCACAAGGGTCTTGTGAGTGGTGCGCGGCGGGAAGCTGTTGTTGCCGAACTTGATGCCTTGGTAGCTTCAGCATG TATTCTTTGTAGCGATTTCGCCATTAAGAGAATCGACGAGCCTTTCATCACCCGAGATGACAACCTTGATGAGTGGGCATTATGA